One window of the Allosaccharopolyspora coralli genome contains the following:
- the manA gene encoding mannose-6-phosphate isomerase, class I, producing the protein MELLRNAVRPYAWGSRTAIADLVGRRVPAPHPEAELWMGAHPGDPSYLVGPDGAESSLLGALEADPDHHLGTGCVDRWGNQLPFLMKVLAADEPLSMQAHPSPDQAREGFAREELAGIARAASHRNYPDPTAKPELICALTEFDALAGFRDAHRTVRLLQALDVPSLRAHGELLSGQPDADGMRALFTTWITLPEPYLRKVLPDLLDACVRHLRERGEFAIECRTVLELGEAYPNDAGVLASLLLNRLVLQPGEAIFLPAGNLHAYLRGTGIEILANSDNILRCGLTPKHVDVPELLRVLDFGCGDMRVLKGDARDGNLTVYPTNADEFELSRVDWTPSEPSGVRLDSAGPQIALCTRGRVRLRPVDGGRELELERGQSVWFAAADAAVVAEPVDSVDATAQLFCASVGTLT; encoded by the coding sequence GTGGAGCTACTGCGTAACGCGGTACGCCCCTACGCGTGGGGTTCGCGAACGGCGATCGCGGACCTCGTGGGTCGCCGGGTGCCGGCGCCGCACCCGGAGGCGGAGCTGTGGATGGGCGCGCATCCGGGGGATCCGTCGTACCTGGTGGGGCCGGACGGGGCCGAGTCGTCACTGCTGGGAGCTCTCGAAGCCGATCCGGACCATCACCTGGGCACCGGGTGCGTCGACCGGTGGGGCAACCAGTTGCCGTTCCTGATGAAGGTCCTCGCCGCCGACGAGCCGTTGAGCATGCAGGCCCACCCGTCGCCGGACCAGGCGCGAGAAGGTTTCGCGCGCGAGGAACTCGCGGGCATCGCTCGCGCCGCGTCGCACCGCAACTACCCGGACCCCACCGCGAAGCCGGAGTTGATCTGCGCGCTCACCGAGTTCGACGCACTCGCGGGGTTCCGCGACGCACATCGCACGGTGCGGCTGTTGCAGGCGCTCGACGTGCCGAGCCTGCGCGCGCACGGTGAGCTGCTGTCCGGCCAGCCGGACGCCGACGGGATGCGGGCGCTGTTCACCACGTGGATCACGCTTCCCGAGCCCTACCTGCGGAAGGTGCTACCCGACCTGCTCGACGCGTGTGTGCGGCATCTGCGGGAGCGCGGCGAGTTCGCGATCGAGTGCCGGACGGTCCTCGAACTCGGCGAGGCGTACCCGAACGACGCCGGCGTGCTGGCGAGCCTGCTGCTGAACCGGCTCGTGCTGCAGCCGGGCGAGGCGATCTTCCTCCCGGCGGGCAACCTGCACGCCTATCTGCGTGGCACCGGGATCGAGATCCTGGCCAATTCGGACAACATTCTGCGCTGCGGCCTCACGCCGAAGCACGTCGACGTGCCCGAGCTGTTGCGAGTACTGGACTTCGGTTGCGGCGACATGCGGGTGCTCAAGGGGGACGCGCGCGACGGCAATCTCACCGTGTACCCCACGAACGCCGACGAGTTCGAACTCTCCCGAGTGGACTGGACGCCGTCGGAACCGTCGGGTGTGCGGCTCGACTCGGCGGGACCGCAGATCGCGTTGTGCACGCGCGGGCGGGTGCGGTTGCGACCGGTCGACGGCGGTCGAGAGCTGGAACTCGAGAGGGGCCAGTCGGTGTGGTTCGCCGCCGCGGACGCCGCGGTCGTCGCCGAACCCGTCGACTCCGTGGACGCCACCGCCCAGCTCTTCTGTGCCTCCGTCGGCACTCTTACCTGA
- a CDS encoding SIS domain-containing protein, with protein sequence MLDDSLFDDPARLVDADVGGMLRAAAMAGAQVRSVGESASDARLDQLADERPRALVLIARPGVGRSVMELFRALLGQSCPVPVVVAESAPTWVGALDLVFGHTTDGNDPVLAESVARATRRGATVVLAAPEDGPVAAAAAGRATVLPPRLPVPAELQFTHVFAAGLHVLAAFGLLATDMSELAEELDHEAERSHPDHEPLTNPATSLALRLADRTPLLWGVDEVAEAVARHGAFALASQAGTPCDVTSFAHASTRHALHRVAAEAGSGADIFADPDDAPGGLLRVFLVGSCHDEQSCSAEQAALSALPAADVVKPGESVREDAVLRTGLLAARFDLASVYLGLASGTLGGPGRQTLAMR encoded by the coding sequence GTGCTCGACGACAGTCTGTTCGACGACCCGGCGAGGCTCGTGGATGCCGACGTCGGCGGCATGCTGCGCGCCGCGGCGATGGCAGGCGCGCAGGTGCGCTCGGTCGGCGAGTCCGCGTCGGACGCGCGGCTCGATCAGCTGGCCGACGAACGACCGCGCGCCCTCGTGCTGATCGCCAGGCCGGGGGTGGGGCGGTCGGTGATGGAGCTGTTCCGTGCCCTGCTCGGCCAGTCGTGTCCGGTTCCGGTCGTGGTCGCCGAGTCCGCGCCGACGTGGGTCGGGGCGCTGGACCTGGTCTTCGGCCACACCACCGACGGCAACGACCCGGTACTGGCCGAGTCGGTGGCCCGCGCGACACGTCGCGGCGCGACCGTGGTGCTCGCCGCACCCGAGGACGGTCCGGTCGCGGCAGCCGCCGCCGGGCGGGCCACCGTCCTGCCACCGCGTCTGCCCGTCCCAGCGGAACTGCAGTTCACGCACGTCTTCGCGGCCGGGCTGCACGTGCTTGCCGCGTTCGGGTTGCTCGCGACCGACATGTCCGAGCTCGCCGAGGAACTCGATCACGAGGCCGAGCGTTCCCATCCCGACCACGAGCCGTTGACGAACCCGGCGACGTCGCTGGCACTGCGACTGGCCGACCGCACGCCGCTGCTCTGGGGCGTCGACGAGGTCGCCGAGGCCGTGGCCCGGCACGGCGCGTTCGCGCTCGCCTCTCAGGCGGGCACGCCGTGCGACGTCACGAGTTTCGCCCACGCGTCCACCCGTCATGCGCTGCACCGTGTGGCCGCCGAGGCCGGTTCCGGCGCCGATATCTTCGCCGACCCGGACGACGCGCCGGGCGGTCTGCTCCGCGTGTTCCTGGTCGGCTCCTGCCACGACGAACAGAGCTGTTCGGCGGAACAAGCGGCGTTGTCGGCACTACCGGCCGCCGACGTCGTTAAACCGGGTGAGTCGGTGCGCGAGGACGCCGTCCTGCGGACCGGCCTGCTCGCCGCGCGGTTCGACCTGGCCTCGGTGTATCTGGGGTTGGCGTCGGGGACGCTCGGCGGTCCGGGCAGGCAGACTCTCGCGATGCGCTGA